The following is a genomic window from Corvus hawaiiensis isolate bCorHaw1 chromosome 5, bCorHaw1.pri.cur, whole genome shotgun sequence.
GCTCCAGTCCTTTCACCTGGTTGTCAATGCAGAGCTTCACTTGCCTCATCCAGTAACAAGTGGCTACCATGGCAAAGCACACACAGATTTGCATTAGCAGTATAACTACAACGGGGTGCAGCAGCGCGTTGAAAATGCCAGTGGCCGTGGGGGACCAGCCAAAAAAAACTTCCCACCAGTGGTGTTCTCCCACCCTCTTAATTCGTTCCATTACCTGTTTTATAACTTTGCCATCATGGTGAACAGTTATTAGGATCTTTTTAGCTTCAGCCTTGGCATTTTCTAGCAGCTGCTGTAAATTTGCATGCTCTAACATTTCTTTTACAAGTGATAAATCCATACCAATGGGGGTTGGGGTTATACTACGATACAGGGTATAGTTTCTAATTAGCAACTGGCTGGTAAACACAGGTGGTTTATACACAAAATCACAGCCTCTAATAGTAGCTACATTGCAAGCACACATATTTGAGTTGTTAAACACGGTCTGGTTATAAGCTTCATTAATTTGCACATATTTACATGTTGTTCTGAAGCACACACAGCCTTTCCCTACATACACTAACACGGTTTTGTTACTGCTCCGGGGGTTGATCTCAAAGTGACACACCCCTTCTTTGGTGTCAAAGCACACATCACTCGCCTTAAGGGCATCATCTTCGCATATGAATCCCAGCCCCCTCTCCAAAATGCAGGCTTCCAAATCTACCGTCTGCCACTTCCCATCAGACACCCTGGCCCACATGCGGTGGTCCAGGGGGTAGACCACGGACCCGTTTGTGTTTACCCCCAGGGCCACGATGGGGTAGACCTTTTCGATGCGAGCCTCCGCCACAGTGAGGACGTGGGCAATGACTGTGTTAAGGGCCTGGTCGTGGGTGAAGTTGACAAGCCTCCACCAGGCTTGGAGCTGCCGCTCCTTCTCTGTGGCTGCGTCCCACACGATCTTTCGGATCTCGGTGGGCAGGACGCCGTTGTCACCGTCTCTCAGGATACCTGCAATGACACTCTGCACCCACATCTGGGCCTGGATGCAGCTAAGAGCAAGAGAGACATTACTTTGTTCGATGCCCAGGGCTCGCAACAGCACCTGATGGTCTTTCTCACTTATTTGTTCCCAGGTGGGCAGCACCTCTGACACAAGccactgccccatccctagGCTGGACAGGGATGAATTCAGGGGCTTGAGGAGGCCCTGCACACCTGAGGTGACAGTCTCCAGCTTGTTTGCCAAGACCTCAGCATTCATACTGTTGAGGACTCCCAGCCCggcacctcctcctcccagcgctgtggccagcaggtctCTCCTGGCCCGGGTGCCCTGCATGGAGCGGCTGTGGAGCCATGCCAGCCAGCCAGTGTGGAGAGTAGACAGGAAGGGGGCACAGTGTGGTCTGACAGAGGAAATATTAACAGTGGACAGAGACAGCACCACCTTCT
Proteins encoded in this region:
- the LOC125326695 gene encoding uncharacterized protein LOC125326695 → MEDDCDQREGRTSWHHQPCLCCGENAFKFVIAGFTLLSGMCIVLSTQCVQPTHQHLGQNVIHSHLEKHLDTQATAQHRVRRHTKIGTDWPWSQAYVKHTGIMGLNSNKGLNLSTVVMHGAEVYLENEWGWDSTNRLPQLLGKVGQQIKVGCRVINGSTHQRVNQISVTEVKTKKNQKKICAVEKFDCWYNFTLVQPVFVVCLWAHNSMGLSFKFKISTTAPSFAAIKISKCHFLAWHAAPYVEIGSQVKLEIKYSQEGVTDPMQIDGTTVTVTTPNGHKRIIPLSCLRESKTLDRSELDAEASWYNQDYGRCPHLIITLQVWCRGNLSVEMSPELGGKWWIGGPEGFKKEFAIIAVLPPFVSKIGPYVVKQNHIQELLTGPVRSLKKVVLSLSTVNISSVRPHCAPFLSTLHTGWLAWLHSRSMQGTRARRDLLATALGGGGAGLGVLNSMNAEVLANKLETVTSGVQGLLKPLNSSLSSLGMGQWLVSEVLPTWEQISEKDHQVLLRALGIEQSNVSLALSCIQAQMWVQSVIAGILRDGDNGVLPTEIRKIVWDAATEKERQLQAWWRLVNFTHDQALNTVIAHVLTVAEARIEKVYPIVALGVNTNGSVVYPLDHRMWARVSDGKWQTVDLEACILERGLGFICEDDALKASDVCFDTKEGVCHFEINPRSSNKTVLVYVGKGCVCFRTTCKYVQINEAYNQTVFNNSNMCACNVATIRGCDFVYKPPVFTSQLLIRNYTLYRSITPTPIGMDLSLVKEMLEHANLQQLLENAKAEAKKILITVHHDGKVIKQVMERIKRVGEHHWWEVFFGWSPTATGIFNALLHPVVVILLMQICVCFAMVATCYWMRQVKLCIDNQVKGLELAKRLLP